The following coding sequences lie in one Populus nigra chromosome 15, ddPopNigr1.1, whole genome shotgun sequence genomic window:
- the LOC133673669 gene encoding pentatricopeptide repeat-containing protein At2g34400-like, whose protein sequence is MGFAQKVFDEMGDRDLVSWNSMISGYSKMGFAKEAIWLFMEMREEGFEPDEMTLVNVLGACGDLGLGRWVEGLVLEKKMEVNSYVGSALIDMYGKCGDLISARRVFDSMPNKDVVTWNAIITWTSERSLGLDQEDAWKTR, encoded by the exons ATGGGGTTTGCACAGaaggtgtttgatgaaatggGTGACAGAGACTTGGTGTCGTGGAATTCGATGATTTCGGGGTATTCTAAGATGGGTTTTGCTAAAGAGGCAATTTGGTTGTTTATGGAAATGAGGGAGGAGGGGTTTGAGCCAGATGAGATGACGTTGGTGAATGTTCTTGGGGCGTGTGGGGATTTGGGTTTGGGGAGATGGGTGGAGGGGCTTGTTTTGGAGAAGAAGATGGAGGTAAATTCGTATGTGGGGTCTGCCTTGATTGACATGTATGGTAAGTGTGGGGATTTGATATCTGCGAGGAGGGTCTTTGATTCAATGCCAAACAAGGATGTTGTCACTTGGAATGCCATTATCACATG GACTTCTGAACGAAGCTTGGGACTTGATCAAGAAGATGCCTGGAAAACAAGATGA